CGTTCATTCGGTTTTGGAACTCGTCAAATGGAATATTCACGGCTCCGGGGATATGGCCATCCTTGAAAAGGAAGGGTTCTCGCAGATCGATGATTTGCAGATCCTGCTTGTTATTTAACAAGTAAATCAATTGTGTTGAGGTCATCACCGAATATTCTTTGTTGGAATCTGCGTTCCCACTGCGGGAACCGACAAATTGATTCCATACGAACACAGCAGCAGAGATGAGAATCAACACCAGTGCAAATAGTGTCAGCCACCGTTTCATCCGAATCCTCCTTCCCGAGCGAAAATCTCATTCCGGATACTCAGAGTCCATAGTTCGCATACAAAAGATAAGCTACCGAAAAAATGGTCATGGTTGTCGACAAACCTAATGTCACAAGACCAGATCTCGTTTTCCACGATTTTGATTTCCATGCCATGAAATAAGCCAATCCGAGTGAACCGATCGCCAGCCCGAGAAACAGGTATTGATATTTAAAGAAAAATGCACTGGTTGCAAATGCGACACCGCTCAGACCGAGCGGCAAAATGAGTACAGGCGCCAGTCAGGCGAGACAAGACAACCAGGAAAATACAAGCGCCGTCTTCTGAACCAGTTTGCTATTGTGTTGTCGTTTCATATGGCTCACATCCTTTCCCGATGATCCACTCAAAATGATTCGATTTACCGCTCAGCCGGCTAAATCGCTGATTGCCGGCCGGCGTTTCTGAATATGGCAAATGTAAAAATCACGGCAACAGATGCTTTCAAGATTGGGCACCGGGTTAAAAAATCAAGCACTCGCCGCCTTTCCAGACCGCAATGATATCAACGGGATTCTGGAGATAATAGCCAGGATTGAAGAACAACACTTCCCACAGACGGGCTCCCACGCCCCGCATGTTCACCCTCCTCAATCTGCTGTGCAAATCCACGTGCATATCTCTTGTTCAGACCGTTGTGCCTCCCAGTCGATACCCCACTCCATATACGGCCAACACCACCTTCGGGTTTTTGGGATCGGATTCGATTTTTCGCCGCAAGTTCTTCACATGGGTATCGATTACTCGTTCG
This window of the Effusibacillus pohliae DSM 22757 genome carries:
- a CDS encoding rhodanese-like domain-containing protein, whose protein sequence is MKRWLTLFALVLILISAAVFVWNQFVGSRSGNADSNKEYSVMTSTQLIYLLNNKQDLQIIDLREPFLFKDGHIPGAVNIPFDEFQNRMNEISPAKPVVFVCHTGPMGDVTSKILVEQGFKNVSNLKGGMAAWDGPVTK